The Lactuca sativa cultivar Salinas chromosome 2, Lsat_Salinas_v11, whole genome shotgun sequence genome includes a window with the following:
- the LOC111901370 gene encoding WUSCHEL-related homeobox 5, whose product MDEGMSGFGLKASRSAGGGAKCGRWNPTNEQVKVLTDLFRSGLRTPTTDQIQKISSQLSFYGKIESKNVFYWFQNHKARERQKRRRVYVEYDQNDHNVAKQHFAEVTDTERVIETLQLFPVNSRAFTNDECKENTSPYPTMYTCGTEMENHYPQRHPSLDLRLSFM is encoded by the exons ATGGATGAGGGAATGTCAGGTTTTGGTCTGAAAGCTAGCCGCAGTGCGGGCGGTGGTGCCAAGTGTGGTCGGTGGAATCCAACCAACGAACAAGTCAAAGTATTGACGGACTTGTTCAGGTCCGGTTTACGAACCCCAACTACTGACCAGATTCAAAAGATCTCATCCCAGTTGAGTTTTTATGGGAAGATCGAAAGCAAGAATGTTTTTTACTGGTTTCAGAACCATAAAGCTAGGGAACGACAAAAACGTCGTCGGGTTTATGTTGAATATGATCAAAACGACCATAATGTTGCAAAACAAC ATTTTGCTGAAGTAACAGACACGGAAAGGGTGATAGAGACATTGCAGCTTTTTCCAGTGAACTCGAGGGCGTTCACAAACGATGAATGCAAAGAAAACACATCGCCATATCCGACCATGTATACATGTGGAACGGAAATGGAAAATCATTATCCTCAACGACACCCTTCTCTAGATTTACGTCTAAGTTTCatgtaa